The Candidatus Roseilinea sp. genome contains a region encoding:
- a CDS encoding auracyanin-A yields MTVTHISRRGFLRTVVVTGSLFVGGVLVAACGGGEPAPTQASAASGAPVTLEIGSKGDALEYDKTSFEVPAGSKVTLNFKNNASPGSGVYHNWVLVRPGTIDAVAADGIAAGEANDYLKPNDNRVIAHTKLAKEGETVSVTFDAPAPGTYDFVCTFPGHATLMRGKFIVK; encoded by the coding sequence ATGACGGTAACGCATATTTCACGCCGAGGATTCTTGAGGACGGTAGTAGTCACGGGTAGTTTGTTCGTGGGGGGTGTACTGGTCGCGGCGTGCGGCGGTGGCGAACCTGCGCCAACCCAAGCGTCAGCGGCGAGCGGTGCCCCCGTGACGCTGGAGATCGGCTCGAAGGGAGATGCTCTCGAATACGATAAGACCTCGTTCGAGGTGCCGGCTGGGTCGAAAGTCACGTTGAACTTTAAGAACAACGCTTCACCTGGCTCAGGGGTGTATCACAACTGGGTGCTGGTGCGGCCGGGCACGATTGACGCGGTCGCAGCGGACGGGATTGCCGCCGGCGAGGCGAACGATTACCTCAAGCCGAACGACAATCGCGTGATCGCCCACACTAAGTTGGCCAAAGAAGGGGAGACGGTCTCGGTGACGTTTGACGCACCGGCGCCTGGCACATACGATTTCGTATGCACCTTCCCCGGTCACGCCACCCTCATGCGCGGCAAGTTCATCGTCAAGTAG
- the recX gene encoding regulatory protein RecX, which produces MAGVITALKAQHGKERVNVYLDGRFAFGLALVHAVWLKVGQTLSDDEIAELRAADALEQTRLRALDLIAYRPRSVREVQRRLKRAGADDAAIAAVVERLKEAGLLDDDAFSRAWVDSRMRVSPRSKRMIAWELRRKGVSSADIQAAVEEVDEEDAAYRAAVKRLPKLRGLAPLERKRKLYDYLARRGFDYETIERAVQQVESSAKRDVDR; this is translated from the coding sequence ATGGCAGGCGTGATCACCGCCTTGAAGGCGCAGCATGGTAAGGAACGCGTGAACGTCTACCTAGACGGCCGGTTTGCGTTTGGCCTGGCGCTAGTGCATGCGGTGTGGCTGAAAGTCGGCCAAACGTTAAGCGACGATGAAATCGCCGAACTTCGAGCCGCCGATGCGCTAGAGCAAACGCGCCTGCGCGCGCTGGACTTGATTGCCTATCGCCCGCGCAGCGTGCGCGAAGTGCAGCGCCGGCTGAAGCGCGCCGGCGCCGATGACGCAGCTATCGCAGCGGTCGTCGAGCGCTTGAAAGAGGCGGGCTTGCTGGACGACGACGCGTTCAGCCGGGCCTGGGTGGATAGCCGAATGCGTGTCAGCCCGCGCAGCAAGCGCATGATCGCCTGGGAGCTGCGCCGGAAGGGCGTGAGCAGCGCAGACATTCAAGCGGCCGTAGAGGAGGTGGATGAGGAGGACGCCGCCTATCGCGCTGCCGTGAAACGCCTGCCCAAGCTTCGGGGCCTTGCGCCGCTGGAGCGCAAACGTAAGTTGTACGACTATTTGGCGCGCAGGGGATTCGACTACGAGACGATCGAGCGCGCCGTGCAGCAGGTTGAGTCGTCGGCAAAGAGGGATGTTGATCGTTGA
- a CDS encoding 2-alkenal reductase, whose amino-acid sequence MRNKQLLSIIAAAAILLSGCSSISSLARSLADEAEVRAATLTRSDETEAITSVVNAPVAIQPTPTAIPPAARARLDEEEAVLINLYERVNRAVVSISVRRNTGSGFIGAGSGSGFVIDTAGHIVTNNHVVDGADRINVIFADGTYARAELVGTDPYSDLALLKVDRPAERLTPVELADSDEVKVGQRVVAIGNPFGLAGTMTLGIVSARGRVLPEASSSGQGSFSNPDIIQTDAAINPGNSGGPLLDMRGRVIGVNTAIRTNNVAGFGQPANSGVGFAVPSNTVKRVVRALLEEGRVRYPYLGIQGAFSLAEVGDQFDLPIERGVVVGGVVERGPVARAGLRGSTISRSTGQILRLGDIILAFNGQPVSNYEELIALLVKNHQPGDRVTLTVWRDGRQLDLTVTLGERPQ is encoded by the coding sequence ATGAGGAACAAGCAACTGCTTTCGATCATCGCAGCGGCGGCCATCTTGCTGTCGGGCTGCAGTTCGATCTCATCACTCGCGCGTTCGTTGGCCGACGAGGCCGAGGTGCGCGCTGCGACCTTAACCCGCAGCGACGAAACAGAGGCGATCACATCGGTGGTTAACGCGCCGGTCGCCATCCAGCCCACGCCAACGGCCATTCCCCCTGCTGCGCGCGCCCGGTTGGACGAAGAGGAAGCCGTGCTCATCAACCTATACGAGCGCGTCAACCGTGCGGTGGTCTCGATTTCCGTGCGACGCAACACCGGCAGCGGGTTCATCGGCGCGGGGTCCGGATCGGGCTTTGTGATTGATACAGCCGGTCACATCGTCACGAACAACCACGTGGTGGATGGCGCAGATCGGATCAACGTCATCTTCGCCGACGGCACCTACGCGCGCGCCGAGCTGGTCGGCACCGACCCCTACAGCGACCTGGCACTGCTGAAGGTGGATCGCCCGGCCGAGCGGCTGACGCCGGTCGAATTGGCCGACTCGGATGAAGTCAAGGTGGGTCAACGCGTCGTCGCCATCGGCAACCCGTTTGGGCTGGCCGGCACCATGACGCTGGGCATTGTGAGCGCGCGCGGGCGCGTGTTGCCCGAAGCGTCGTCCAGCGGCCAAGGGTCGTTCTCCAACCCGGACATCATTCAGACCGATGCAGCGATCAATCCGGGCAATTCCGGCGGCCCGTTGCTCGACATGCGAGGCCGAGTGATTGGCGTGAACACGGCGATCCGAACCAACAACGTGGCTGGGTTCGGCCAGCCGGCCAACAGCGGCGTGGGCTTTGCCGTGCCCTCGAACACGGTCAAGCGAGTGGTACGGGCGTTGCTCGAAGAGGGGCGAGTGCGCTACCCCTATCTCGGCATCCAGGGCGCGTTCAGCCTGGCCGAGGTCGGCGACCAGTTCGACCTGCCGATCGAGCGCGGCGTCGTGGTCGGCGGCGTGGTGGAGCGTGGGCCGGTCGCGCGCGCCGGGCTGCGCGGCTCGACCATCAGCCGCAGCACCGGCCAAATTCTCAGGCTGGGCGACATCATCCTGGCGTTCAACGGTCAGCCGGTCAGCAACTACGAGGAGTTGATCGCGCTGCTGGTCAAGAATCATCAACCCGGCGACCGCGTCACGCTGACCGTATGGCGCGACGGACGGCAGCTTGACCTCACTGTGACGCTGGGTGAGCGGCCGCAATAG
- a CDS encoding MFS transporter → MMRPRFPALASRDFRIFWITQFISLIGTWMQNTVQAYLAYRITGQPIYLGLIGVAGSVPSLLFTLPGSVWVEGLDKRKTVIVFQALMMAQALALACLTLAGVVTIWWIIGLSFVLGAANSIEITARQAMMIEIVGKAGLPNAIALNSTAFNVARVVGPALSAPLLLIFAERGEGWAFLLNGVSYLVVILGLLAIRPKAADMAAAGEHPSTASPNDVLARFREGQRYIRQTTLIGLIIIMAAVPGLLAFPVIQQIPAFARDVLAQPGDTDAAVAARNSAMVTAQGVGALLAAAMLALLSAFRRKGRLMTAGQFAFSIALLGIGLSRSIALTLPFLTLFGWGTVTALATSNTIIQLVTPNALRGRVIGTYLWALQGAAPFGSLLIGWIAQTWDAPTAALFSGLACLATHIVIHLKTPTVRRFEG, encoded by the coding sequence ATGATGAGACCGCGCTTCCCTGCGCTTGCTTCACGCGACTTCCGCATCTTCTGGATCACGCAGTTCATCTCGCTCATCGGCACGTGGATGCAGAACACGGTGCAGGCCTATCTGGCCTATCGCATCACCGGCCAGCCGATCTACCTCGGCTTGATCGGCGTCGCCGGCAGCGTGCCTTCGCTGTTATTCACGTTGCCCGGCAGCGTTTGGGTGGAAGGGCTCGATAAGCGCAAAACCGTCATCGTCTTCCAGGCGTTGATGATGGCGCAGGCATTGGCGCTGGCCTGCCTCACCCTCGCGGGCGTCGTCACGATCTGGTGGATCATCGGGCTGTCTTTCGTCCTGGGCGCGGCCAACTCGATTGAGATCACTGCGCGCCAGGCGATGATGATCGAGATCGTCGGCAAAGCGGGATTGCCCAACGCGATCGCGCTGAACTCGACTGCGTTCAACGTGGCGCGCGTGGTTGGCCCGGCGCTCTCCGCGCCGCTGCTGCTGATTTTCGCCGAACGCGGCGAGGGCTGGGCCTTTCTCCTCAACGGCGTCAGTTACCTGGTCGTCATTCTTGGCCTGCTGGCGATTCGTCCGAAAGCGGCCGATATGGCAGCAGCGGGTGAGCATCCCTCCACGGCCTCGCCCAACGATGTGCTCGCGCGGTTTCGCGAAGGTCAGCGCTACATTCGTCAGACGACGCTGATCGGGTTGATCATCATCATGGCCGCTGTGCCGGGCCTGTTGGCCTTCCCGGTTATCCAGCAAATCCCTGCATTTGCGCGCGACGTATTGGCGCAGCCGGGCGACACCGATGCAGCAGTGGCCGCGCGCAACAGCGCCATGGTGACGGCCCAGGGCGTCGGCGCGCTACTTGCCGCAGCCATGCTCGCGCTACTCAGCGCCTTTCGCCGCAAGGGCCGCTTGATGACGGCGGGGCAGTTCGCCTTCTCGATCGCCCTTTTGGGCATCGGCCTCTCGCGCAGCATCGCGCTCACCCTGCCGTTCTTGACGCTGTTCGGCTGGGGGACGGTCACCGCGCTGGCCACCAGCAATACCATCATCCAGCTCGTCACGCCGAACGCGCTGCGCGGCCGCGTGATCGGCACTTATTTGTGGGCGCTCCAGGGCGCCGCGCCGTTCGGCAGCCTGTTGATCGGCTGGATTGCGCAGACGTGGGACGCGCCGACGGCGGCGCTGTTCAGCGGCCTGGCCTGCCTGGCGACCCACATCGTGATTCACCTGAAGACGCCTACGGTGCGTCGGTTTGAGGGTTGA
- the rny gene encoding ribonuclease Y — protein MIIEAVIGVIVAVVVGWLAYRVGRQQAKDEGNALRAEAEKTLSEAQAKARQILVEAKDEIIRIRDETDQEIKEKRLELQREDDRLKKRREELEIQRERIEQREKKLNQRQSALDRREAELERLQKERVAALEAKLEEVAGMTREDARSELLAAVREAARNDMARVIREVEAQARETAEQRARKLVIETMQRVATDVVAERAVVTIELPSEEAKGRIIGRNGRNVQAFEQAAGVDVIVDDTPETVTISCFDPVRREIARRALESLVRDGRIHPTRIEKALEDARRDVERIMAEEGERATVEAGVPGLPTEIVKTLGRLKYRTSYGQNQLYHSVETAKLAGLLASELKADVKVCKMGGLLHDIGKALDRESEGTHVQLGVDLLRRFNINPKVIHCVESHHRDVPQETLEAVIVEIADAISGSRPGARRETLETYVKRVRQLEETAKSFKGVSEAYALQAGRELRVIVKPEAVDDLACIQLSRDIAKRIEETMEYPGQIKVTVVRETRAIEYAK, from the coding sequence ATGATAATCGAGGCCGTCATCGGGGTAATCGTGGCGGTGGTGGTTGGGTGGCTAGCCTATCGCGTCGGCCGCCAGCAGGCGAAGGATGAGGGAAATGCGCTGCGCGCCGAGGCGGAGAAGACGCTGAGCGAGGCGCAGGCTAAGGCGCGCCAGATACTGGTCGAAGCCAAAGACGAAATCATCAGAATTCGCGACGAGACGGATCAGGAGATCAAAGAGAAGCGGCTGGAGCTGCAACGGGAAGATGATCGGCTGAAGAAGCGCCGGGAAGAGCTGGAGATTCAGCGCGAACGCATCGAGCAGCGCGAGAAGAAGCTGAACCAGCGCCAGTCGGCGCTGGATAGGCGCGAAGCGGAGCTGGAGCGCCTGCAAAAGGAGCGGGTAGCTGCGCTGGAAGCAAAGCTGGAGGAAGTGGCCGGCATGACGCGCGAGGACGCGCGCAGCGAATTGCTGGCCGCTGTGCGCGAGGCGGCGCGCAACGACATGGCTCGGGTGATTCGCGAGGTCGAGGCGCAGGCGCGTGAGACGGCCGAGCAGCGCGCCCGCAAGCTGGTGATCGAGACCATGCAGCGCGTTGCGACCGACGTCGTGGCCGAGCGCGCGGTCGTCACCATTGAGCTGCCCAGCGAGGAAGCCAAAGGGCGCATCATTGGCCGCAACGGCCGCAACGTGCAGGCCTTCGAGCAGGCCGCCGGCGTGGACGTGATCGTGGACGATACGCCGGAGACGGTGACGATTTCCTGCTTCGACCCGGTGCGGCGCGAGATCGCCCGGCGTGCGTTGGAGTCGCTGGTGCGCGATGGGCGCATCCATCCCACGCGCATCGAGAAGGCGCTCGAAGACGCCCGGCGGGACGTGGAGCGCATTATGGCCGAGGAGGGCGAACGCGCCACAGTCGAAGCCGGCGTGCCCGGCTTGCCCACGGAGATCGTCAAGACGCTGGGCCGTTTGAAGTACCGCACCAGCTACGGCCAGAACCAGCTCTACCATTCGGTTGAGACGGCCAAGCTGGCCGGCTTGCTGGCGTCCGAGTTGAAAGCCGATGTGAAGGTGTGCAAGATGGGCGGGCTGCTGCACGACATCGGCAAGGCGCTGGACCGGGAAAGCGAGGGCACCCACGTGCAGCTCGGCGTGGACTTGCTGCGCCGGTTTAACATCAATCCCAAGGTGATCCACTGCGTCGAGTCGCATCACCGCGATGTGCCGCAGGAGACGCTGGAAGCCGTCATTGTCGAGATCGCCGACGCGATTAGCGGTTCGCGGCCCGGCGCGCGCCGTGAGACGCTCGAGACCTACGTCAAGCGCGTGCGCCAACTCGAGGAGACTGCCAAGTCATTCAAGGGCGTGAGCGAGGCCTATGCGTTGCAGGCGGGCCGTGAGCTGCGCGTCATCGTCAAGCCGGAAGCGGTGGATGATCTGGCGTGCATCCAGCTCAGCCGCGACATTGCCAAGCGCATCGAGGAGACGATGGAGTATCCCGGCCAAATCAAGGTCACCGTGGTGCGCGAGACGCGGGCGATCGAGTATGCGAAGTAG
- a CDS encoding putative transcriptional regulatory protein, whose translation MSGHSKWATIKRAKSANDAKRGAMFTRLAREITVAAREGGGNPDANFRLRLAIDKARAANMPKENIERAIARGTGQGGEAEALEEVIYEGYLPHKVPVMIQVLTDNRNRTVAEVRKVLTRAGGQLEGASVSWQFQRKGVIVIERKDGVNPDAVFETALEAGADDIDIGEEAIEITTAVEAFRDVREALVKQGYELASAEIALVPNSYIELERDKAEQVLHVIDALEEMDDVQQVYHNLQIPAEVAA comes from the coding sequence ATGTCAGGTCATAGCAAATGGGCAACGATCAAGCGCGCCAAGAGCGCCAACGACGCCAAGCGCGGCGCCATGTTCACGCGGCTCGCTCGCGAAATTACCGTCGCGGCGCGTGAAGGCGGCGGCAACCCCGATGCCAACTTCCGTCTGCGCCTGGCCATAGACAAAGCGCGCGCTGCGAACATGCCGAAGGAGAACATCGAACGGGCAATCGCCCGCGGCACCGGCCAAGGCGGCGAAGCGGAAGCCCTGGAAGAGGTCATCTACGAAGGCTACTTGCCGCACAAGGTGCCCGTCATGATTCAGGTGTTGACGGACAACCGCAACCGCACCGTGGCTGAAGTGCGCAAGGTGCTCACGCGCGCCGGCGGTCAACTCGAAGGCGCTTCCGTGTCCTGGCAGTTTCAACGCAAAGGGGTGATCGTGATCGAGCGCAAGGATGGGGTGAACCCGGACGCGGTGTTTGAAACCGCGCTCGAGGCCGGCGCCGACGACATTGACATCGGCGAGGAAGCCATCGAGATCACCACCGCGGTGGAGGCCTTCCGCGATGTGCGCGAGGCATTGGTCAAGCAGGGTTACGAATTGGCCAGCGCCGAGATCGCGCTGGTGCCGAACAGCTATATCGAGCTGGAGCGCGACAAGGCGGAGCAGGTCCTCCACGTGATTGACGCGCTGGAAGAGATGGACGACGTACAGCAGGTGTATCACAACCTGCAGATCCCTGCCGAAGTCGCGGCGTAG
- the ruvC gene encoding crossover junction endodeoxyribonuclease RuvC, producing MITLGIDPGIATTGYGIVREEADGRLVALAHGAIETPKGEALPRRLQMLQRQLEALIAAWQPEEAAVEELFFATNAKTAMIVGQARGVVLLTLCNAQIEVHEYTPLQVKQAVSGYGQADKRQMKEMVRLLLGLPAIPQPDDAADALAIAVTHLQSRRWVKLNV from the coding sequence GTGATTACCCTTGGCATAGACCCCGGCATCGCGACGACCGGCTACGGCATCGTGCGCGAAGAGGCGGACGGTCGGCTGGTCGCGCTGGCGCACGGCGCCATCGAGACGCCCAAGGGCGAAGCGCTGCCGCGCCGACTGCAGATGTTGCAGCGGCAACTTGAGGCGCTGATTGCGGCGTGGCAACCCGAAGAAGCCGCCGTCGAAGAATTGTTCTTCGCCACCAACGCTAAGACAGCGATGATCGTTGGCCAAGCACGCGGCGTGGTGCTGCTCACGCTGTGCAACGCGCAGATCGAGGTGCATGAATACACCCCCCTGCAGGTCAAGCAAGCCGTCTCCGGCTACGGCCAGGCCGACAAGCGCCAGATGAAGGAGATGGTGCGGCTGTTGCTCGGTCTGCCGGCCATTCCCCAACCTGATGACGCTGCCGACGCGCTGGCCATCGCCGTCACCCACCTGCAGAGCCGCCGGTGGGTCAAACTGAACGTCTGA
- a CDS encoding putative lipid II flippase MurJ, whose translation MGAERKQTPRAPAAQHPERVESGIMRATETEPLPAPALAPLPTDLTPTERAPQANPVGVQRRIAWAAAITSLGNLSSRVIGLAREMVKSFYFGNGQAASAFELAANVPTQFYDLLVGGMLSSALVPTLSGLAAQEDDEARRREFGALLGALIGLFTLGLSVLIAILWLCATPIAHFIGGGPNQDAELVAPLLRITIPAILFLNLSGIVSAALFARHKFGFTAFTATIFNLTLIVCMALFESRLGVASLALGLLAGSVAQVLIQLPGLRGVPIKLSLNWRLPGVAQVIRLFLPVAGGLALAQIAVQASFIFAGRISAEGPSTMRYAAQVIQFPLGMIVTAVSAAILPSLSAARGEAFKATLAQGLRLVWVLIAPATVGLYVLATPVIALLFQHGAFTAESTAYTAVALRAAAPGLLFAAIDTPLIFAFYARRDTRTPTLIGLVSTVFYLVLIGGLAQMSQAGIRPFTLADLILANSLKTGVDAMLMGFFLWRKIGGLSGYGLAGLIARVGLASLVMGGAVWLVMSALLTRFGLETLGTQALVAIGAALVGGGVYALCASALRIPEWMAISSAVRRRLGIG comes from the coding sequence TTGGGCGCTGAGCGCAAGCAGACGCCGCGTGCGCCCGCAGCGCAGCACCCTGAGCGCGTAGAATCCGGCATCATGCGAGCCACCGAGACTGAGCCGCTGCCCGCCCCGGCGCTCGCCCCGCTGCCAACCGACCTGACGCCAACGGAACGCGCGCCTCAGGCGAACCCTGTCGGCGTCCAACGTCGGATCGCCTGGGCTGCGGCCATCACCTCGCTCGGCAACCTGAGCAGCCGCGTGATCGGCCTGGCGCGCGAGATGGTCAAGTCGTTCTATTTCGGCAACGGCCAAGCGGCCAGCGCGTTCGAGTTGGCGGCGAATGTGCCCACGCAGTTCTACGACCTGCTGGTGGGCGGCATGCTCAGCTCGGCGCTGGTGCCAACGCTCAGCGGGCTAGCTGCGCAGGAGGACGACGAGGCCCGGCGGCGCGAGTTTGGCGCGCTGCTGGGCGCATTGATCGGCCTGTTCACGCTCGGCCTGTCGGTGCTCATCGCCATCTTGTGGCTGTGCGCAACGCCGATCGCGCACTTCATCGGCGGCGGCCCAAACCAAGATGCCGAACTTGTGGCCCCGCTACTGCGCATTACGATCCCGGCCATCTTGTTCTTGAACCTGAGTGGGATTGTGAGCGCAGCGCTCTTCGCCCGACACAAGTTCGGGTTCACGGCGTTCACGGCCACGATCTTCAACCTGACGCTGATCGTGTGTATGGCGCTGTTCGAGTCGCGGCTGGGTGTGGCGTCGCTGGCGCTTGGGCTGCTGGCCGGCAGCGTGGCGCAAGTGCTAATTCAGCTCCCCGGCCTGCGCGGCGTGCCGATCAAGCTCTCGTTGAACTGGCGCCTGCCGGGCGTGGCGCAGGTGATCCGATTGTTCCTGCCGGTAGCGGGCGGGCTGGCGCTGGCGCAGATCGCCGTGCAGGCCAGCTTCATCTTCGCCGGCCGCATCAGCGCCGAAGGGCCGTCCACCATGCGCTACGCTGCGCAGGTGATCCAATTCCCGCTGGGCATGATCGTCACCGCGGTATCGGCAGCGATCCTGCCGTCGCTCTCGGCGGCGCGCGGCGAGGCGTTCAAGGCGACGCTGGCGCAAGGGCTGCGGCTGGTGTGGGTGCTGATTGCGCCGGCGACGGTTGGGCTATATGTGCTGGCGACGCCGGTAATCGCGCTGCTCTTTCAACACGGCGCGTTCACGGCAGAGAGCACGGCCTACACAGCCGTCGCATTGCGCGCGGCCGCGCCCGGTTTGCTATTCGCCGCCATAGATACGCCGCTGATCTTTGCCTTCTACGCCCGACGCGATACGCGCACACCAACGCTGATCGGGCTGGTCTCGACGGTGTTCTACTTAGTTCTCATTGGTGGGCTGGCCCAGATGTCACAAGCAGGGATACGCCCGTTCACTTTGGCCGACCTGATCCTAGCTAACTCGCTCAAGACCGGGGTGGACGCGATGCTCATGGGATTCTTCCTGTGGCGCAAGATCGGTGGTCTCAGTGGCTACGGGTTGGCGGGCCTGATCGCTAGGGTCGGCTTAGCCTCGTTGGTCATGGGCGGCGCAGTGTGGCTGGTCATGTCGGCATTGCTGACGCGCTTCGGGCTAGAGACGCTGGGGACGCAAGCGTTGGTTGCCATCGGCGCAGCGCTGGTCGGCGGCGGTGTGTATGCCCTTTGCGCATCGGCGTTGCGCATCCCGGAATGGATGGCGATCAGCAGCGCCGTGCGCCGGCGGTTGGGAATTGGATGA
- the pheS gene encoding phenylalanine--tRNA ligase alpha subunit, with product MTPSLDALEREALAALAQADTSAALQAWHGKYFGTKRAQGELERAMSAIASLSPAERPAFGQRANEVKQALAAAFEAKQAAVKEAELEAAMKAGALDVTLPGTTIPRGRLHPSTLTLRRIIAIFARMGFEVYRSPEVETDEMNFGLLNMPPEHPARDMWDTFYTTQPGVLLRTHTSPGQIRVMRERSANGTQPIRVILPGMVYRYEQVTARSEMQFNQVEGLAIGRAITFADLKGVMAEFARRMFGSDTRIRFRCSYFPFTEPSVEVDVYWGLATERDRMITKGTGWLEIAGAGMVHPTVLRNGGYDPAEWSGFAFGMGPERQAMRLLGISDIRYFWQNDLRFLEQF from the coding sequence ATGACCCCATCACTCGACGCCCTTGAACGCGAAGCGCTGGCGGCGCTGGCGCAAGCCGACACCAGCGCCGCGCTGCAGGCCTGGCACGGCAAGTACTTCGGCACCAAGCGCGCCCAGGGCGAATTGGAGCGGGCGATGTCGGCGATTGCATCGCTCAGCCCGGCCGAACGGCCGGCCTTCGGCCAGCGCGCCAACGAGGTGAAGCAAGCGCTCGCTGCTGCGTTCGAGGCCAAGCAGGCAGCAGTGAAGGAAGCAGAACTGGAAGCGGCGATGAAGGCCGGCGCGCTCGATGTGACGTTGCCCGGCACGACGATCCCGCGCGGCCGGCTGCACCCCAGCACGCTGACCCTCAGGCGTATCATCGCCATCTTCGCGCGCATGGGCTTTGAGGTGTATCGCTCGCCGGAGGTGGAGACCGACGAGATGAACTTCGGCCTGCTCAACATGCCGCCGGAGCACCCCGCGCGCGACATGTGGGATACCTTCTACACCACACAACCCGGCGTGCTGTTGCGCACGCATACCTCACCCGGCCAGATCCGCGTGATGCGCGAGCGCAGCGCCAACGGCACCCAGCCCATCCGCGTGATCTTGCCCGGCATGGTCTACCGCTACGAGCAGGTCACGGCGCGCAGCGAGATGCAATTCAACCAAGTCGAAGGGTTGGCCATCGGTCGCGCCATCACCTTCGCCGATCTGAAAGGCGTGATGGCCGAATTTGCCCGCCGCATGTTCGGCAGCGATACGCGCATCCGCTTCCGATGCTCGTACTTTCCATTCACCGAGCCAAGCGTGGAGGTGGACGTGTACTGGGGACTGGCCACTGAGCGCGACCGGATGATCACCAAAGGCACCGGCTGGCTGGAGATCGCCGGCGCGGGCATGGTGCATCCGACCGTGCTGCGCAATGGGGGCTACGACCCGGCCGAATGGTCTGGGTTTGCCTTCGGCATGGGGCCGGAGCGCCAGGCCATGCGCCTGCTCGGCATCAGCGACATCCGCTACTTTTGGCAGAACGACCTACGCTTCCTCGAGCAATTCTGA